TCGGGAGGCAGTGTCAGATCGGCCTTTCCAGGTGGATGGGATCACAACTGTCGACGCAGCTCAGGACAACCGGAGAATGCCTCTGTCCATTCCGGTTCATCCGCCGCACGCTGAAGCCATGCGCGTCCTGTTCCCACTGCTGCTCGGCCTGAGTCTCGCTGCCCCTTCCCCAGTGCCCCCCTTGCCCCCGGCTGGGCAGGTAGACGTCGGCGCGCCCGCCCAGAGCGTCGCCCTGAGCGCCGATGGCCGCACCCTCGTGGTCGGCACGGCCAGCGACGTGCAGCGCCTCGACCCCAGAACGCTCCGCCCCCTGGGTGTCCTGCCCGGCAGTGACGGCGGCGGGTGGGGCGCGACCTTCAGCCGCGCGGGCCGACTGGCCGCCGCCGACATGAGCCGCGGCGTGACCGTCTGGGACGACCTGAACCGCCCACCACGCACGCTCGACTCGCCCGGCGGGCGGGTGTTCGCCCTCGCGTGGCACCCGGACGGCCAGCGACTCGCACTGGGCGACGCGGGCGGGCACTGGCAGGTCACGCCCGGCGGGCCGCGCGGCCAGCTGCGCGGCGACGTCATGGCCGCCGCCTGGAGTCTGGACGGCCGGACGCTGTTTCTCAGCACCGGACAGGAGGACAGCGCCACGTACGCGCTGGACGCCGCCACCGGCCGGGTCCGCTGGCGGCAGCAGAACGTCCCCGCCATGCACACCCGCCGCGCCTATTACGGCCTGGACGAGGTGAACGGCCTGAGCCTCTCCCCGGACGGGCTCACCCTGGCCAGCGCGCATCAGGACGGGCGGGTCCTGCTGCGTGACGCCGCGACCGGCCACCTGCGCCGCACCCTCACGGGCGGCGAGGACACCCGCTGGGCGGCCTTCACGCCGGACGGCGCGCAGGTCGTCGCGGTGGGCGAAACGGGCCGCGTGAACGCCTGGACAGCCGCCGGGCAACTGGTCGGGCAGGCGCAGGTCAGCGGGGAGCTCTGGCACGTCCTCGTCCTGCCGGACGGGCGGGCGCTGACGGCCGGGGCGGACGGCACCGTGCGCGCCTGGACGCTGCCTACACAGGTCCGCTGACCGGGTAGCGTGAAGGCGTGATCGTCCTCGACTCGGCCCTGGCCGCCCGGCTGCTCACCGACCCGCACACGCGGCGCATCCTGGCGGCCTTCCAGGGGGACGGGCAGGTGATCGCCGACGCGGCCCGCGCGCTGAACCTGCCGCTGGAGACCGTGCGGTACCGCGCGCGGCGCGCCGTGCAGGCGGGGGTGCTGGTCGCGGCGGGTCGGCGCACGCGGCGCGGGCGGACGCAGGCGGTGTACCGACTGCCGCTGCCGGTGTTCGTGCCGGGCCTGCAGGTGCCCGGCGGGCCGGACACCCTGCTGCATCCGGATGAGGACGCCTTCCTGGCGCAGGTGCGGCGCGTGAGGGCCGCGCTGCTCGCCGGGGGCGGGTGGGGGCTGCGCGTCACGGCGGGCACACCGGACCTGGTGGCCGAACTGGCCCGGCCGGAGCAGCGCGGCGCGACCATGGACGACCTGCGGGACCGGCAGGCCCCGGCGGTGGTGGACGTCAGCAGCACCCTGACCCTGAGTGCCGAGGACGCCAAGGCCCTGCAGGCCGAACTGCTGGACGTCTACGCCCGCTACGCGGCCCGGCAGCGGCCCGGCGCGGCGCACCTGCTGGGCCTCACGCTGTACCCGGCGTCCCCGTGAAAGAACAGCTCTGCACAGACGGCAAGCCAGTCGAAGAGACCCGAATTACCGCTCCAGATCCATCCCCTGCACGCGCCCGCTCGCGGTGAACTGCACTGTCTGTCCTTCCTGCACGCCGCGCCCCAGCTCGCGCGTCGGCGCCACGATCACACGGTTTCCGTCCTGCACGGCGGACAGCTCACGCCCCTTCCAGGCTACTTCGCCGGCGTACTGCTGGCCTTTGGTCGTGATGGCCACATAGAGCCCATTCCAGTCGTGCCCGCGCTTCTCCAGAGCCTGTTCGGCCTGCTGCAAGGCCCTGACCGCCTGGCGGTCGCTGATCTCCAGCAGCATCCGGCGCAGGCCCTCGTTGTCCCCCCGCGCGGATTCGATGCTGACCTGAATCATGCGTGCCTGGCTCACCACCGAGAAGTTCAGCTGGTGGCCCGCTTCCACCCCCAGCTCACGCATGAACTCGCGTTGCGTGCGGCCGTTTCCTTCGCGGAAGGGGTGGGCGGCATTCATGTCCCCCATCAGCTCAGCGGCCTTCCCCGCGAACTCCGGCCGGGACAGGCCGCGCAGCTGGTCGTCTCGCTCCAGCTGGCGGAAGGTGTCGCGCAGGAAGGGCTCAACCATGGGGCCATCCGCAAAGCGGGTCCCGCCCTTCATCAGCCCTGCAGGGGGCATGAATCGCTCGCCCTCGATGGTGGTCCACTCCCCGCGGGTCTTCCCGGCCCACTCGTACACGTCGCCGAACGCACGGCGGTGGATCTCGCGCAGGTGGTGCAGATCAAAGCGGCCCACCGGCCGCTCCAGCTGCTGCATCTGGGCCAGACGCACACTGCTGATGGCTGTCTCGCGGGCCTGTAGCTCGGCGGCGTCCGTGATGCCCAGGCGGTTTTTGAAGGTGCCGTTCTCCTGGAGGTAAGGATCGGCCACGGGCAGCCGGTCAGGGACGACGGGCTGGAAGTGGGGCCGTTTTCAGGCGCTCCACGACCTCATCCGCGCTCAACTCACCGCGCACGTACCCGTCCAAGTGACCCTCAAACGCGGGATCGATGTGCAGGCCTTCAAGGCGCGCTTCATGCCGGGCGTGATCCAGGGCCTGACGCCGGCGCTCCTGGGCCAGAATGGGAGAATCCTGTACGGTCATGCGTGGCACCTCCTCTTCGTCCTACACGGAGAATATCATGAAGTGACCGGCTCATTTTTCGGAGCTGCGTCCAGCTCCTCTGGCTTCTCTTGACCCTCCGCCTCAACCGGTGACATTGCCTGCGTGTCGAGTGAGTCCTTGAGCAGCTCAATCAGTTCAGCGTTGGCGATGTCGTGAGGGTTCATGACTTCTGATTGTGGCTCATGCCCGGAGCCAGCCGGGCCTCATCTGCCCTTGACCAGTCAGGCGGAAATGGTCAGGAATCGACTGAAGAGTTGAAGAGTGGGGGCCAGGCAGGGCAGTTGCTGCCCCACGACCGCCAGTTCATCACTGTGGAGTTTGAGTGTCCGGCACTCCTCCACGCTGAGTTCTGCGGGAGGGAGGTTTCTATAGGCCGCGTCCAGGGCTGCGGCAGCGAACTCCCAGTTCTCCTGCTGCGCGCACAGCACGGCGTTACGGTAGAGCGTCATGGTCGAGGTCATAGGCACCTGGTCATGCGGGAATGAGGTCGGCAATCGTGTAGGTGCTGCCGAGGTGAGTCAGGCGTGTGGGCGATGGGAAATGCAGTCCCCCCCGACGTGTGAGGCGGTGGTTGGAGCAGTCGCCCAACGCGCCATTCATCTCGAAGAGGGCGTCCTGAGCGCGCCGAATGGCGTGCTTGGTGGCATCCGGCATCACCAGATTGAGGTTGTAGAGGCAGTGTGCGCTGTTGGTGACCGCGTCCCGGTCAGGGAGGCACTGGAAGTCCAGGACATAGAAGTAGTGCTGGTGATCTAGCGCCTCACGGAGCGCAGTAGTGATGTGAGGGTGCGTTGTTTCCGGGCCGCACTGCAGGGTGATCAGCGTGACGTGGCGGTGCAGGAGCGTGTGGTGCAGCGAGCTCTGTGCACAGGGCACCTCGGATACGTCCAGCAGGCGAACCGCAAAGCCCCGCTGCACCATGCACGCTATGAGGGAATTGTGGTTATTGATTCCTGCGCAACTGGGTCACAGCCGAGCTCCATGCAGGAGGCGCCTTGGAAGCTCAGCCGCTCGCACTTTCCGCCACGCCACGGGCAATCGGGCCTTCAACGTCTGAAGATCTGACGGGCAGAAGTTCGCGAGGACATGCTGCTTCACATACGCCCACACCGGCTCAATCGGATTCAGTTCAGGCGCGTATGGCGGGAAGTACACCACCGACAATCGAGGTTCAGCTGCAACGAAGGCGCCCAGCGCCTTCGTCTTGTGAATGCGGGCGTTATCGAGCAGTACCGTGATCGATCCAGAAATGTGACGCAACAGATGCGACAGAAACGACAGGACGTGTGCGCCGTTGATCGACGCTGGATGCGTGTGTTGCAGAAACTGTCCCGTCGTGGCGATCGCTCCAATCGTCGACACGCTGTCCCAGCGGTACTTGGACACCAACACGGGCGTCTGACCACAGGGGGCCCAGGTGCGGGTCACGGTGGGCTTCAAGCTGAAGCCCACCTCATCGATGAAGACGAGTGTTTCTCCGGCCTCAACTTTTTTTTTCCAACTCGGGCACCGTGGTGTCCACCCAGGTGACGAGGGCCTCCTGATCCTGTTCTCGTGCCCGCCTCATCGGTTTCTGTGGTGTGAATCCCCACTGCCGTAAGAGCCGACTGAGGTGATCGACGTCGTACCACACGTCGTAGGTCTGGCCGATCAGCTCGCGCACCTGTGGGCACGTCCAGCGGGCATTCGGGGCCTGCGCGGGGCCCGGCCCCGCGCTGAGGATCGTCATGATCTGGGCGATCTGAGCGTCTGTCAGTCGTGGTGTGCGGCCTGGAGCAATGGTGGCTTCAAGAGAGCCCTGTGTGCGCAGACGTTGTCGCCATCGTCGAACGGCACTGCTGCTGACGCCGCACCGTTCGGCGATCTGGGTGGAGCTGAGCTCCCCTGCGCGGAGATACGGCTCAGCGAACAGTCGCCGTTCTTCCATCTGTTCGCGGGTCCACCGGGTGGGTTGCCAGGCTGGCGGCATGCCCTCATCGTACCCCTCTCGTTACGCTCCAACGCAGGAATCAATAGTGTCTGCCGGTTGACGTGACCGCTGCGGCGCGTGGAGTGACAGCAGGTGGGACCCATGGGTGGTGGGGTGGTGGTGGTGGTGGAGCAGGCGACCCTGCTGACCCGCCAGGAACTCCGTGTCGAACAGTGATCCGAGGTGCTGACTGCACTGGGCGCGCGCTTCCGGTGAGCGGCACAGTTCGTCAGGCAGGATGAACTCGAGATGCCGAGCGGCATGAACGTGAGAGGTGAGCTGGTGAGACGTGGTAAACACGGGGTGACGAGTGGACGGAGTCAGTCCGGTGAGCGTGCTGCTGCTCCCCTGACCACTGTGTAGAACTTGCCCCATGAATGAAGCGTAAAGCTGATGTGAAAAAGTTGGCCGACTGGAAGCCGACTATTTTATGAGAAAATAATGTGATTCACTCCGCGCATTTCATTCCCGCTTCGCCTGTTCAACTCAGCTGATCTCCAGCATCCTGGCTGCCAGGCCTTTGGGCGTCAGGTGACCGTCCAGCAGGGCCCGCACGGCACGGTCAACCTCCTCCAGGGTGCCCATCATCGGATAGAGCGCCGCCGTGCTCGGACGCACACCGTAACTCTGAATGATGGACCGGGCCCGCAAGTGGTAGCTCTCCTTGTGATGGGTCAGCAGCCCGTAGGCAATCCGGACGGCGGAAATGGGCTGACGCCAGACCATCACCTCACCCACCTGCTGCAGCAACTCCTTCTTCTTACGTCGGCTCCCGCCGGGATCACTCTGAACAAACGAGAAATCACGGCGAAGGTCGAAATCCAGCGCGCGGAGCACCAGATCACACGCATAGACCGGCGGGAGGACGACGTCATCAAAGGCAACGTTCTGTTGACCGACCTTCATCACGTTCCGGATGGCAAACGCGCAGGCGCCGATCGGCTCCGGCATGAGCGCCAGATACGCGGCAGCGGTGGGGTGCCAGCGGTGAAGGAGGCGGGCAAGACCCGGGCCACTCGCGTACCGCCGCTCCTCAGCCTCAGCAAACACCCGCCGCAACCCAGCCTCCATCCGCGCGACGGACGTGCCACTCGGCGCGTTCCAGGCCAACGCCAGCTCCAGCCCGGCCCCCAGCGACAGCACCCGCAGGTCAAAGAATTCCCCAGGCAGGTCACCGATCTGCTCCAGCGCCCCCGCCGCTGCGGAATACTCCCCGCGGCCCAGATGCGCTGTAGCCGTCACCCACTTCGTGAACAGACGCTGCCACTGGTAAATCCGGAGCCCCTCATCGTCCGCAAGGCGACAGATCTGGATGGCCTGAGCGAAATGACTGGCGCGCTCCTCCAACTCGCGGCCCTCACGGGGCAGGGCCGTGGCACGCATCAACTCACGCATGGCCTCGGTCATCCAGCCAAATGGCTCCTCCCCCGGCAGGGTGGGGAACACCTCACCGTCCAGTCCCCCCACCCCCCACAACGCCGCCTTCTGCTGCATCAGTGAGCGGGCCCGTTGCTGGTAGACCCCATCGACCCGCTGAATCAGATCATTCACTGTGGCCACCGCTTCAGCAGAGTTGCCCAGGAGGAACAGGCTGTTCGCCAGGGCCAGCTCCGTGAACCGCCACCCGTACCGGAACGGTTGCCGCCGATCATCCTGAGCCAGCGCGATCGTCGTCTCCACGTGCCCGGCCACGGAGTGGCACGAGATCAGGGCTGACCTGGCCCGGGCCACGGAGACCCTACCGCCGATCTGCTCGGCCAGAAACAAGGCCTGCGAAGCGTACTGCAGGGCCTCGTCGAAGTTCTGCTCGTTGAGGTGAAGAATGGATTTGGGAATGTAAATACCAATCTGAGCTTCGATCTGAAGGTCCGTGATCGGCACCTGAGCCAGGCGCCTGAGCGAAAAATCCAGGGCGCCTCGCATCTCCGCCAGGCGGGCGTGCATATGGGCGCCGCCCTCCATCATGATGTTGACCGACCGTTGGTAGACCGCGAATCCTTTGGCTACTTCGTTCGCAATCACGCTGCTCAGCGTCAGGCACTGTTTGAGCAGGCGGTCATACTTAGGCGTGCTGCGCCAGTAGGACACGATGAGTGCCCGCACATAGGCCGTGTCTGAGCCCACGCCTTCCAGTGCGTCGACGATCTGCTCGGGGGTGACCTCCCGCTCGAGCTGCTCAATGAACCAGTCCTGAAAAACCTGGGAGGATTCGAGATCGACGGCGTCTATGTCCATTCAACACCAGCAGCAGGCCAGCAGGCGGTCAGTCCTTGTCTGCATTGATCGCAGAGCAGCAGCCAGCCCCAGCCGGCTGGAAGACGTGCCCCTGCGTACTTACAGCGTACGCTGAACCCACGCCAATCAGAAGGACAAGAGCATACCCGAGCAGTTTTTTCATGGAGAGCCCCCTTACGCCAACCAATCTTCCAGAACGGATCTGGCACATTCAAGCTGAGCCCGTTGAAATGGGTAGGTGATCCCAGCCTCAGCAAATATTTTCTGTGCTCCAGCGGTTGCGCCCAGCAGCATACTGCACTTCAGTCGTTCGAGAGACGCCGTTCTGTCCTGCTGGTACGCATGTACGAACTGCAGGGCCGCAAGCATCGCAATCGCGTAATCAATGTTGTAGAAGGCGTACTTAAAGGTGTGGGGCTTCTGCCACCGCTTGTTCAGGACGTCATCCAGATCTCTCCAGTCCACACCGGCCGTCCGCGTCAATCGCCGGGATGCAGCGTCAATCTCATTGGTGGTTGGTGGCTCCTGCTGATAGAGCCACAGTTCCAGTCGGGTGCGTTCCTCTACGTCACTGAACCGCTCCATGATGCGTTCCACTGTTGAACGCAGGTACCACCGCCGCTCCTCTTCACTCACCGCGTGCAGCTCGAAGAATTCCAGCAGCCCGATATAGGTGAACACGAACGCGTAGAACTCCTGCACTTCCCAGAAGCCCGTGAAATCCCAGAACACGTGATCCGGCACGCTGGAGATGCTGTGATGGTGCGCCGCGTGGCCCAATTCGTGCAGAAGACCCCGGA
This is a stretch of genomic DNA from Deinococcus grandis. It encodes these proteins:
- a CDS encoding WD40 repeat domain-containing protein, giving the protein MRVLFPLLLGLSLAAPSPVPPLPPAGQVDVGAPAQSVALSADGRTLVVGTASDVQRLDPRTLRPLGVLPGSDGGGWGATFSRAGRLAAADMSRGVTVWDDLNRPPRTLDSPGGRVFALAWHPDGQRLALGDAGGHWQVTPGGPRGQLRGDVMAAAWSLDGRTLFLSTGQEDSATYALDAATGRVRWRQQNVPAMHTRRAYYGLDEVNGLSLSPDGLTLASAHQDGRVLLRDAATGHLRRTLTGGEDTRWAAFTPDGAQVVAVGETGRVNAWTAAGQLVGQAQVSGELWHVLVLPDGRALTAGADGTVRAWTLPTQVR
- a CDS encoding Lrp/AsnC family transcriptional regulator, producing the protein MIVLDSALAARLLTDPHTRRILAAFQGDGQVIADAARALNLPLETVRYRARRAVQAGVLVAAGRRTRRGRTQAVYRLPLPVFVPGLQVPGGPDTLLHPDEDAFLAQVRRVRAALLAGGGWGLRVTAGTPDLVAELARPEQRGATMDDLRDRQAPAVVDVSSTLTLSAEDAKALQAELLDVYARYAARQRPGAAHLLGLTLYPASP
- a CDS encoding Fic/DOC family protein, whose amino-acid sequence is MADPYLQENGTFKNRLGITDAAELQARETAISSVRLAQMQQLERPVGRFDLHHLREIHRRAFGDVYEWAGKTRGEWTTIEGERFMPPAGLMKGGTRFADGPMVEPFLRDTFRQLERDDQLRGLSRPEFAGKAAELMGDMNAAHPFREGNGRTQREFMRELGVEAGHQLNFSVVSQARMIQVSIESARGDNEGLRRMLLEISDRQAVRALQQAEQALEKRGHDWNGLYVAITTKGQQYAGEVAWKGRELSAVQDGNRVIVAPTRELGRGVQEGQTVQFTASGRVQGMDLER
- a CDS encoding antitoxin VbhA family protein, whose amino-acid sequence is MTVQDSPILAQERRRQALDHARHEARLEGLHIDPAFEGHLDGYVRGELSADEVVERLKTAPLPARRP
- a CDS encoding IS630 family transposase (programmed frameshift); protein product: MPPAWQPTRWTREQMEERRLFAEPYLRAGELSSTQIAERCGVSSSAVRRWRQRLRTQGSLEATIAPGRTPRLTDAQIAQIMTILSAGPGPAQAPNARWTCPQVRELIGQTYDVWYDVDHLSRLLRQWGFTPQKPMRRAREQDQEALVTWVDTTVPELKKKVEAGETLVFIDEVGFSLKPTVTRTWAPCGQTPVLVSKYRWDSVSTIGAIATTGQFLQHTHPASINGAHVLSFLSHLLRHISGSITVLLDNARIHKTKALGAFVAAEPRLSVVYFPPYAPELNPIEPVWAYVKQHVLANFCPSDLQTLKARLPVAWRKVRAAELPRRLLHGARL